The Psychroflexus sp. ALD_RP9 region TGGCTGCAATGATGGGTGCAATTTTCATAAAGTTAGGTCTTGCACCTGCAATAATTGTAATTTTAAGCATGTTGGTTAAGTTTAGATATAAATTGTTTTAGCTTTCCGCTTTTAGAGCGCTCTAAGGTCGTGAATTTTTTAAAACTAACCTTTAAATTAGGTTCTAAATAAGTTTCAATAGCTTTGGTAATTTTATTTTTTTGACGATCAGTTAATTCATTTTCAGAAACATATTCAATTTTAAATTCGGCTTCAGTTTCTTGAATAACTTTAATTTCTTTTACATCGCCAGAGTCTTCGATAACCGATTTGGTAACATAATAAAAACTTAGGGCTGGAATGCGTTTTCCGCTAGGTAAAATAGCAAACTGATTTGTGCGTCCTGTCAACTTTTTCAAAATTTGATGTTCAGCTGTACTCTTTTTACTAATAACACCAACATCACCAATTTTATAGCGGATAAAAGGATGCGCTTTATTATATAAGCTTGTTACTACCAGATGGCCTTCTTCTCCATTGGGCAGCACATTATGGTGATCATCTACAACTTCAACTAACAGGGTTTTGTTGTTAATTTGCCATTCACCTTCAGTATTTTCAAAAGCAATTACATCGAGTTCGCTTGCCCCATATTCATTTATGATTGTAACACCTAAAACTTCTTCTAATAGCCTTCGGTCAGAATCAAATAGCATTTCACTCGTTGTGATGCAAGCTTTTAAGCTAGGGCAAGCCGTTTTTAAATTAATATGCTTTGCTTTTAAATATTTGGCAAACATAACAATAGAGCTTGTGTAACCATTAATTAGCTCAAATGGTTTTCGCTTAAATTCCTTTAAAAAACCTTCAAGCTTATCATCAGATAAATCAAATATATCAAAGCGAAATCGATGTGCAAAGACATCTTTAAGGCGTTCTTTTTTGTTACTTATAAAATCTTTTGGAATACCATAAAATCTGGCTTCATAAGATTGACTCATGTCAATGTCATGCTGTTGATACAAACTAATAATATGTGCCCATGTTAAGGCGTGTGCTGGTTTATCTTTTGCAAATGTAAAAGGGTGTCCGCTTGAACCTGAGGTTTTATTAACATAAACCGATTTAGCCGAAAAATCTTTACTTAATCGTTGCTCAAGACTAACTTGTAAGTCTTGCTTTGTCATGATAGGAATATCTTCCCAACAAGAAATGGGTTGATTATTAAGTAAATGACGGTAGTGAGAATTATGAAATTTATGGTAATTAAAAATATTCCATTTTGAAGTTTCTGTATAGTCTTGAGCATTATTTTTTAAAGCCCTTATAATTTGCTCAAGCTTTGTTTTGGCCGCTGAAATAGGAAATCCCTGCCAACTTAAAACGCGTTCAAACCGATTCACGTATTTTCTTAAAATTGATTAGGGTAGCAATTTACAAACAATTATTTTTGATGCCATAACCTTAAGTCGTTTAATCATGAATATCTTAGTTTTAGGAAGTGGTGGTCGTGAGCATACCATAGCGCATCAATTACACTTAAGTCCGCAAGCCGATCAAATCTTTATTGCACCTGGAAATGCAGGGACAAAGCAAATTGCCACTAATGTGGAAGTAGATTTGAGTAATTTTGATGCTATTGCCGATATTATTAAACGCAACAATATAAAGATGCTTATTGTTGGTCCCGAAGCGCCATTAGTTGATGGTATTACTGATTATTTTAATGCCAAACCAAACTTTAAAGATTTAATGATTATTGGCCCTTCAAAAAAAGGTGCTGAACTTGAAGGTAGTAAAAAGCGCGCTAAAGAATTCATGAAATCTCATAATATTCCTACAGCAACCTACCAAAGCTTTACATCAGAAACATTAACACAAGGATTTAACTTTTTAGAATCTTTACAACCACCTTATGTCTTAAAAGCCGACGGATTAGCTGGCGGTAAAGGTGTTTTAATTCTTGATAATCTTAAAGAAGCTAAGCAAGAACTTTCAAACATGCTTACCAACCAAAAATTTGGTTCAGCTTCTCAAAAGGTAGTTATTGAAGAATTTCTTGACGGTATTGAACTTAGTGTTTTTGTACTTACCGATGGTAAAGATTATGCCATTTTACCTAATGCGAAAGACTACAAGCGAATAGGTGAAGGTGACACAGGTTTAAACACCGGTGGAATGGGAGCTGTTTCTCCAGTTCCGTTTGCTGATGAACTATTCATGAAAAAAGTGGAAGATAAAATTATAAAGCCAACCATTAATGGCTTAGCAAAAGAGGAAATTGATTATAAAGGCTTTGTGTTTATAGGTTTGATGAAAGTTGAAGATGAACCTTATGTAATTGAATATAATGTTAGAATGGGCGACCCAGAAACTGAAGTTGTGTTACCACGTATAAAAACAGATTTAGTTGATGCATTAACTAAAACTGCCACTTCACAAATCAATTCACTTCAATTAGATATTGATGAGAAAAGTGCTACAACTGTGATGTTAGTTTCAGGAGGTTATCCTGAAGCCTACAATAAAGGCGAAGAAATTTTAGGATTAGAAACAATCAACAATCAAGATATTTTTATTTGCCATGCCGGCACAACAGAAAAAAACGGCAAAACATTAACCAATGGAGGTCGAGTAATTGCCGTTACTGCTTTTGATTTAAATTTTAAAAATGCGTTGAAAAAAGCTTACAACAGCATTGATAAAATTTCATTTAAAAATAAATACTATCGAACTGATATAGGAAAAGACTTAGCTTAAATCTGCATCTTTACCTAAAAATGAATGTGCCTTAGGATCGCGATTTTCTTCATTATTATCGTTGAAGGTTTTAAGTTGCTTCATCCAATAAACAAAGGCTACAAATACAATTAGCATGAACAACCAATTTAATCCGTTAGCAGCCCACCAAGATGAGTCTTGTAATGTGCGTAATGCATCTAGAGGTAGAAATAAAACATCTTCGAATAATGATTGTATAGCTAACATTAAATCTTTCATGACTAAATAAATTAAATTACACTGCAAAAGTAATAAATTGAAGCATGCTAACAAGATTTTTTTCACAATCAAAACCTATTCAACTTGTTTTTCTTTTAGCTTACTTAGGTTTAAGTTATGTGATGTATGCTGTTTTTCACCTTTCTGAACTTACTTTCTTAAAAAGTTTTTTAGGTGGAATTGCTATTTTAAGTTGTGCGTTTTTAATTGATTTTATTGTAAAGAAAAATAAGTTTCAAGAACAGCATTCATACAGTCTATTAATGTTTTGTGTGCTAAGCAGCATAAATCAAGTAATTTTCAAATCGCCTATTGAAATATTAGGATTACTATTTATCCTTTTGGCTTTAAGGCGTTTATTAAGTTTAAAGTCTCAAATTGATATTTCTAAAAAACTTTTTGATGCTGGTTTTTGGACTTTTTGGGCTGTATTGTGCAATTCAAGCCATAGTTTACTATTACTTTTAATTTTGTTTGCGGCTGTCTTTTATGCAGGACATCATTTTAAATTTTTTCTACTTGGTTTTTTAGGTTTTGTATGTGGCCTAATTCTTCATTTAGCAACTGTTTTAGTTTTTGAAGATACTGCCCCAAATTACTTGAGCCTTTTACCACATTTCGATTTTAAAATTGATTTTAGGTATGCCCTACCGCAACTTCTAAACTTATATGTGCTTATTATTCTAGGTATTGTTCTCGTTATCTTTATGTCGCCTATTTATAGACCTTTAAAACTTAATCAACAACGTAATTTGAGTTTACTGCTTATTTTACTTGTTCTCTATACTATCTATAGCTTGTTTAGTGCTAATTTTAAGCCGATTAATTTTATGTTTATAAGTTTAGGCTTAGCTTTTTTAACAGGAAATATTCTTCAAATTAAAGGTTTAAAACTTATTTATAAAGAGTTGCTTTTATGGATAATGATAGGTTTGGGTATTTTTCAGTTTAGTCTAGTTTAGACATTCGTTTAATTTCACCACCTAATTTTGTTTTTTGGTCAATTTTTGAAGGATTACCATATATATAAATTGTTCCACCAGCTGTAACAGCAGCTCGAATACTTTTGGTAGCGTTTGCACGAATACTACCACCGTAACTTACTTTTACATCAGCATTATTGCTAATTAAATGCTTAGTGTTTGCCATGGCGCCTGTTTTAACTGTGCAATAATAGTGCTTGGCTTCACCTCTTAATTGAACAGTGGCACCTGTTACACTTTTAATCCTTAAGTCTTTAACATCTAATTCTGCGCTGAGAAAGCTGCCTTCAGAAACATCAATCTCTAGATGTTTTTGGGTTAGTTTCTCGGTTACTTCAACCTCAGCAGCATTATTTAATGTTAATGCAATAAATGAATTAACATACAATTTTACTTTGGTGTCGCTTTCAGAAAAAAGTTCATCTAAAGGTAAACTCAGCTTTAATTCACCTTGCTTTACATTCCATTTTAAATCTTCACTACCGTAACCTTCAACTACAACTTTAGTTTCTTTGGCACCAGGAATTATTTCTGCATTAATTTTATTGGTAATTTTAATGCGATTAAAATCTTGATCAATTTCGTAGGTTTTGGTTTGAGCAATGCTTGTTAATGAAAAGAAAATGAATATAGCTGAAGTTATTTTTAAAATCATAATTTTATTTTTTTGTAAATGTAAATTGTTTTTTGCATTGAAATATTCAATTTGCTGTTAAAAAGCTTTAGTATATTTGGCATTTTAAGATTTATGAAAATACCATCAGGTCAACAGGTTTATTTTGCTTCAGATCAGCATTTAGGAGCGCCGACGCCAGCTGAAAGCTTGAAGCGCGAAAAAATTTTTGTTGAATTTTTAGATGAAATTAAAACTGATGCTGCGGCCATTTTTCTTCTTGGAGATCTTTTTGATTTTTGGTTTGAGTATAAACAAGTTGTGCCTAAAGGTTTTGTGAGAGTTTTAGGGAAATTATCTGAAATTGCAGATAGTGGTATTCCTATTTATTTTTTTGTTGGTAATCACGACTTATGGATGGACTCTTATTTTGAAGATGAATTAGGGATTCATACGTTTCATCAACCTCAATTTTTTGAACTAAATAACACTAAATTTTTAATTGGTCATGGCGATGGTCTCGGCCCAGGTGATAAGGGTTATAAACGCATGAAAAAAGTGTTTACCAATTCTTTTTCTAAATTCCTATTTCGTTGGCTACATCCCGATTTAGGTGTGAGGTTAGCCAAGCATTTGTCGGTTAAAAATAAATTAATTTCAGGTGATGAAGATGCTAAGTTTTTAGGTGAAGAAAACGAATGGTTAGCGCAATATGCTAAACGTAAACTCGAATTTGAGCATTATGATTACTTTGTGTTTGGCCACCGGCATTTACCGATGGAGATTGAACTTAACGAAAAGTCTACTTATTTAAATTTAGGTGATTGGATTTCGCATTTTACTTATGCCAAGTTTGATGGTCAGCAATTGCATTTAAAATATTGGCAAAAAAAAACCTGAGTTAAAAACTCAGGCTGATATTAAAAATAAAAGGTGTTATTTTAACGATTTTTCGTCGTTACCGTTAGCTTTACTTTCACCATCTTCTTCTTTAGAAGCGTCCTTAAATTCTTTAATTCCACTACCTAAACCACGCATTAATTCTGGTATTTTACGGCCTCCAAACAACAATAAAATAACAACTGCTATTAAGACGATTTGAGGCCAACCTATCATTCCGTAAATTACTTGTAACATATAATTAGCTTAAAATTGCATTGCAAAATTAGCAATAAAAAAACAAAACAAAGGTTTAGTATATAAAAACAATCAGAAATTAACTTTATTATATCTTTGTAAGACTTACAAATATTACATGACTAAGCGTAAAAAAAAAGACAAAAAAAAATTTTCTGAAAAGCTGCTTCACAAGTATCGACTTGTTATTTTAAATGAAGACACCTTTGAAGAGCGCGTTGCTTTTAAATTATCACGCTTAAATGTCATCAGTTTAAGCGTTATTTTTAGTATTTTATTAATTGTGGGCACAAGTGTTTTAATAGTTTTTACACCCCTAAAAGAATACATTCCAGGCTATTCATCTTCAGCTTTAAAGCAAAAGGCTACAAGACTAAGCTTAAAAGTAGATTCGCTTGAAAACCAAGTTGCCATTAACAATAATTATTATCAATCTATTAGAGCCATTTTATCTGGTGAAATTCCTGTAGAAGAATTTAATGAAGATAGCACTTATAAAACTCAAATTTCGAATATTAAATCTGAAGAATTACAACCAACATTAGCTGAAAACAAATTACGTGAAAGAGTTGAAAGTAACGATAAGTTTAATTTATTAGAACAAGCCGTTCAAAAAACCGATTTATCGCTATTTCCACCTGTAACAGGTCGTATAACCGAAGCTTACAATGCCGAAATTAAACATTATGCCGTTGATATTGTAACCGTTAAAGATAAACCAGTTAAAACCGTTGCTGATGGAACTGTTATTTTTTCAGAATGGACTGCTTCAACAGGTTACGTGATTATTATAGAGCATAGTTTTGGATTAATTTCAGTTTATAAGCACAATGCTGAATTGCTTAAAGCTCAAGGCGATTTAGTAAAAAGTGGCGAAGTAATCGCCATTACTGGTAACACAGGTGAGCTTTCAACTGGGCCACATCTTCATTTTGAACTTTGGGTAGATGGTTACCCTGTAAATCCTCAAGATTATATAACATTTGAAGAATAATCTATGTCTATAAAATCAATTGCAGCAAAGTTATTTGCGAAACATATCACCAAGAAAATAGTAAATTGGTCTTCTAAACCTGTTGAAACACAACAGCGCGTTTTTGAAACTTTAATCGCTTCAGCTAGCGAAACTCAATTTGGAAAAGACCATCATTTTGAAACTATTTCTACTCCGGAAGCCTTCAGAAAAAATGTTCCAATTCGTGATTACGAAGCTTTAAAACCTTACATAGATCAAGTGGTTGAAGGTGTACCAAATATTTTATGGCCAGGAAAACCACTATATTTTGCCAAAACTTCAGGTACAACAAGTGGTGCTAAATACATTCCATTAACTAAAGCATCTATGCCAACACATATCAATGCGGCGCGGAATGCCATTTTATGTTATATTGCAGAAACGGGTCGCTCAAAATTTGTAGATGGCAAAATGATTTTTTTGCAAGGGAATCCTAAACTCGAAGAAAAAAATGGTATAAAACTGGGACGTTTATCTGGAATTGTAGCCCATTTTGTTCCCAACTACCTCCAAAAAAATAGATTACCAAGCTGGGAAACCAATTGCATAGATGATTGGGAAACTAAACTCAATGCCGTTGTAAATGAAACTATTTCAGAAGATATGACGGTTTTTAGCGGTATTCCATCTTGGGTACAGACCTACTTTGAGAAACTTGTAGAAAATTCAGGAAAACCTATAGGGAAACTTTATAAAAATCTGGAACTTTTTATTTATGGCGGAGTTAATTACGAGCCTTATCGATCAAAATTTGAACAGTTAATTGGGCGTAAAATAGCCAGTATTGAATTGTATCCGGCTTCTGAAGGTTTTTTTGCATTTCAAGACTCACAAACAGAAAAAGGCATGCTACTTCAATTAGATTCAGGAATATTTTATGAATTTATCAAAGCAGAAGAGTTTTATGATGAAAATCCTCAAGTTTATACAATAGCTACAGTTGAAGTTAACGTTAATTACGTCATGATTATTTCAACCAATGCAGGATTATGGCGCTACAACTTAGGCGATACAGTCATGTTTGTTAATAAAAATCCATACCGACTAGTAGTTTCAGGTCGTATTAAACACTTTACATCAGCCTTTGGAGAACATGTCATCGCAAAAGAGGTAGAGGAATCACTTCAAATCGCCTCGGAGCAATTTCCGATTGAAATTTCAGAATTTACAGTTGCCCCGCAAATTAATCCGAAAGAAGGTTTACCTTACCACGAGTGGTTTATTGAATTTAACAACAAACCTAAAGACTTGAGTCAATTAGCTAAAGCAATAGACCAAGCTTTACAACAGCAAAACTCGTATTATAAAGATTTACGAGAAGGACAGATGCTACAATGCCTAAAAATAACAAGTTTACCTAAACATAGTTTTGCCAAACATATGGAAAGTATAGGTAAATTAGGAGGTCAAAACAAAGTTCCACGCCTATCTAACGACCGTAAAATTGCCGAAAGCTTAGAACAATTTAAGCGATAATGTTTACTTTTACACCATAAATTAAATCATGACACAATTAAAACATACGGGTAGAAATAGAGCTCAAGAAAGCACAAATGCCATAGAACGCATGTATATCACAATGCGTCATTTATTTATTCGTGGATTTTATAAGCCTATGGGTGTTTCAGGCGAAACCCTTCGAGAGGCTTTATTAACATTACGACCAGAAATTTATGGTACGATAGCTGAAGACAAAATTGAGTTAAATGGTCTACACTATGTGATAGAACGTTTGCCAGAAGGTATTGAGGAGTGTCGCTTCATTAATTTAACTAGTGATGAAGGTTATAATAATTCACATTTTACGCCCATAATTCCTCCTAAACGTCGGCGTAATTGCTATCGGATTGATGAAGAACAGATGAATATTGAAATTACACGAGGTCGCTCTGAAATTTATGATATTCTTACACATTTAACTTTCCTCTTTATCGAGTCTCATAAAATAATGAAAGCCATCGTTATTGATAAAGACGAAAATTTATCACGCGATTGGTTAAAACTTGAATTGGCTGTAAAAAAATCAAGCAAATTAAGCCAAAAAGAAAAAGAAATAGCCATAACACATTTGGCAAATATCATTGGCCGAACTTTTGAAGAAGTTCTCTCCGTGTATTCAAAATTTGCCACAAAAAATAATGAAAATAAATTTTTACATCTCATTTACAATTTAGGTCAATTAGCTTTAGAAGAATTTCTACACCATAAAAAGCGAACAATAACCTTTAGTCCAGTAGTTAGAGAACGTCTAGGGCATCATATTCATGGTGAAATTTGGGCTAATAATATTAAACAGCAACTTTTAGAAAAAGAACTATTTGATAGACCTTTACATATAATTAGTGCTAATATGCATAGTGTTATGAATACACTTTATGCACCAATTGCTTTACAAAAATTATGTAAAAACAAAACCCGATTTCAAGTATATGAAGCTTTAAGTGATGCTAAAAATTCAGCATTAAGAGAAAAAGTAACAAAAGAAGCTTTGTCTCGTGGAATGTTTCAAATTAAAGACACAAGTGGAACAAATATCGATGTTCAAATATTTGATACAGCCCAGTTGAAGCATCCAGAACAAGATTTCAAGTTAGAAGATCCAAAAAATGCACCGGTTATTATTGTGATGGATTACGCTTTTGGAGAACAAGCTTATGAAACCATGGATGAACTCTTAAAACCGTTTAAGCCTAATGGTTCTGAGCCAAAACATATGAATGTTGAGTCCATTTCTATTATGGGTAAAGCAGGAATCTTAGAAGGCGGAAAAGGCGATTTAATGATTCCAACAGCTCATTTATTTGAAGGTACAGCAGACAATTATCCGTTTAAAAATGAGTTATCATTAAACGATTTTCAGGATAGTAGTTTAAAAGCTTTTGAAGGCGCAATGGTTACAGTACTTGGTACATCACTTCAAAATAGAGACTTGTTGAGCTTTTTTCACGATTCAACTTGGCGCGTAATTGGTTTAGAAATGGAAGGTGCACATTATCAAAAAGCGATTCAAGCTGCAGCCCGATTGCGCGATAATATTACACCAGAGGTAAAATTACGTTATGCCTATTACGCAAGTGATAATCCTTTAGAGACAGGAAGTACTTTAGCCTCAGGCGGTTTGGGTACTACCGGTGTTAAACCTACTTACTTAATAACAGAAAAAATTCTTTACCAAATATTCAGAGATGCAAGAGAAAACTAACAACGACGAAATAGATTTATTTGAGTTTTTTAATCTTATAAAAAAAGGATTCAATAAGCTCGGTTTATTGATTTTGAGCTTATTTTTATTTATAAAGCGTAATGCAATTTTGTTTATAGCTTTAATTATAGTTGGTGGTGGCTTAGGCTATTATTTAGACAAAGAAAACAGTGCCAATTTAAAATCCACCATAACACTTCAGGCTATTTATAATTCTAAAGATTTTCTCTATGAAAGTATCGAGGAGTTAAATTGGGATATTTTAAACAGACCTGAAGTTGCTAGTAAAAAATTAAATCTAGATATGGATTTAATTAAAAATATTAGTTTCGAGTTAAAGCCAATTACTAATATTAAGTCAATCACCGAAGAAGAAAGTGTCTACCTAGAATATTTAAGTGAACAAGACGCCATCAATAAAGAAGAAATTAATAAAGCAATTGTTTCTAATACAACACTTCATAAATTGATAATTTATCATAATGAAGGCATTAACATTAATGAGATTTACAATCAAATTGAGAGTAAATATTTGACGAATATTAAATTAGAAAAAATCCATCAAATTGCGATAAGCAACAAAAAGAATACTATTGAAGCCTACGAGACAAACATTCGTCAAATTGATACAATTTTAACGAACTACAGCAAAAAGCTTTTAAATAATAGTCAAGCTACGTCGTTTTATAATTCTGAAAACAACTTAAATGTTGCTGCATTGCTAGATGAAAAAAGGAATCTCTTGGGCGGAATTAATAATTTAAAACTTGATATAGAGAGAGAAGAAGGTTACATTAAACCACTTAACGATGCGAAAACAAGTCAAATAGATAAAAGCCTAACAGACCATAAAAAAATACTCTTACCGCTTCTGTTGATTGTCTTATTTTTTGGTGTTAAGTTGTTAATTTTTATAAATAAAAAAGCTAACCAATTACAAGCTAACTCTGATGACTAATATTTTAATCACTGGTGGTGCTGGTTTTATTGCCAGTAACTTTATCAATCTTTTTGTACCAGAACAAAAATTTCATTTTGTAAATTTAGACAAGCTAACCTATGCTGGAGATTTAAATAATATAGAGATCGCAGATTACAATAATTACAGTTTTGTAAAAGGTGATATTTGTGATGAAAAATTAGTCAAAGAATTATTCGATAAATATCAATTTCAGTATGTATTTCATTTTGCTGCTGAATCACATGTAGATAATTCAATTACAAATCCAGCCGCTTTTATCGATACTAATATTCGTGGTACCTTCAACCTGGTACATGAAGCTTAT contains the following coding sequences:
- a CDS encoding GH3 auxin-responsive promoter family protein, whose protein sequence is MSIKSIAAKLFAKHITKKIVNWSSKPVETQQRVFETLIASASETQFGKDHHFETISTPEAFRKNVPIRDYEALKPYIDQVVEGVPNILWPGKPLYFAKTSGTTSGAKYIPLTKASMPTHINAARNAILCYIAETGRSKFVDGKMIFLQGNPKLEEKNGIKLGRLSGIVAHFVPNYLQKNRLPSWETNCIDDWETKLNAVVNETISEDMTVFSGIPSWVQTYFEKLVENSGKPIGKLYKNLELFIYGGVNYEPYRSKFEQLIGRKIASIELYPASEGFFAFQDSQTEKGMLLQLDSGIFYEFIKAEEFYDENPQVYTIATVEVNVNYVMIISTNAGLWRYNLGDTVMFVNKNPYRLVVSGRIKHFTSAFGEHVIAKEVEESLQIASEQFPIEISEFTVAPQINPKEGLPYHEWFIEFNNKPKDLSQLAKAIDQALQQQNSYYKDLREGQMLQCLKITSLPKHSFAKHMESIGKLGGQNKVPRLSNDRKIAESLEQFKR
- a CDS encoding UDP-2,3-diacylglucosamine diphosphatase — its product is MKIPSGQQVYFASDQHLGAPTPAESLKREKIFVEFLDEIKTDAAAIFLLGDLFDFWFEYKQVVPKGFVRVLGKLSEIADSGIPIYFFVGNHDLWMDSYFEDELGIHTFHQPQFFELNNTKFLIGHGDGLGPGDKGYKRMKKVFTNSFSKFLFRWLHPDLGVRLAKHLSVKNKLISGDEDAKFLGEENEWLAQYAKRKLEFEHYDYFVFGHRHLPMEIELNEKSTYLNLGDWISHFTYAKFDGQQLHLKYWQKKT
- a CDS encoding M23 family metallopeptidase gives rise to the protein MTKRKKKDKKKFSEKLLHKYRLVILNEDTFEERVAFKLSRLNVISLSVIFSILLIVGTSVLIVFTPLKEYIPGYSSSALKQKATRLSLKVDSLENQVAINNNYYQSIRAILSGEIPVEEFNEDSTYKTQISNIKSEELQPTLAENKLRERVESNDKFNLLEQAVQKTDLSLFPPVTGRITEAYNAEIKHYAVDIVTVKDKPVKTVADGTVIFSEWTASTGYVIIIEHSFGLISVYKHNAELLKAQGDLVKSGEVIAITGNTGELSTGPHLHFELWVDGYPVNPQDYITFEE
- the purD gene encoding phosphoribosylamine--glycine ligase, with product MNILVLGSGGREHTIAHQLHLSPQADQIFIAPGNAGTKQIATNVEVDLSNFDAIADIIKRNNIKMLIVGPEAPLVDGITDYFNAKPNFKDLMIIGPSKKGAELEGSKKRAKEFMKSHNIPTATYQSFTSETLTQGFNFLESLQPPYVLKADGLAGGKGVLILDNLKEAKQELSNMLTNQKFGSASQKVVIEEFLDGIELSVFVLTDGKDYAILPNAKDYKRIGEGDTGLNTGGMGAVSPVPFADELFMKKVEDKIIKPTINGLAKEEIDYKGFVFIGLMKVEDEPYVIEYNVRMGDPETEVVLPRIKTDLVDALTKTATSQINSLQLDIDEKSATTVMLVSGGYPEAYNKGEEILGLETINNQDIFICHAGTTEKNGKTLTNGGRVIAVTAFDLNFKNALKKAYNSIDKISFKNKYYRTDIGKDLA
- a CDS encoding head GIN domain-containing protein, with the protein product MILKITSAIFIFFSLTSIAQTKTYEIDQDFNRIKITNKINAEIIPGAKETKVVVEGYGSEDLKWNVKQGELKLSLPLDELFSESDTKVKLYVNSFIALTLNNAAEVEVTEKLTQKHLEIDVSEGSFLSAELDVKDLRIKSVTGATVQLRGEAKHYYCTVKTGAMANTKHLISNNADVKVSYGGSIRANATKSIRAAVTAGGTIYIYGNPSKIDQKTKLGGEIKRMSKLD
- a CDS encoding twin-arginine translocase TatA/TatE family subunit — protein: MLQVIYGMIGWPQIVLIAVVILLLFGGRKIPELMRGLGSGIKEFKDASKEEDGESKANGNDEKSLK
- a CDS encoding phenylacetate--CoA ligase family protein; protein product: MNRFERVLSWQGFPISAAKTKLEQIIRALKNNAQDYTETSKWNIFNYHKFHNSHYRHLLNNQPISCWEDIPIMTKQDLQVSLEQRLSKDFSAKSVYVNKTSGSSGHPFTFAKDKPAHALTWAHIISLYQQHDIDMSQSYEARFYGIPKDFISNKKERLKDVFAHRFRFDIFDLSDDKLEGFLKEFKRKPFELINGYTSSIVMFAKYLKAKHINLKTACPSLKACITTSEMLFDSDRRLLEEVLGVTIINEYGASELDVIAFENTEGEWQINNKTLLVEVVDDHHNVLPNGEEGHLVVTSLYNKAHPFIRYKIGDVGVISKKSTAEHQILKKLTGRTNQFAILPSGKRIPALSFYYVTKSVIEDSGDVKEIKVIQETEAEFKIEYVSENELTDRQKNKITKAIETYLEPNLKVSFKKFTTLERSKSGKLKQFISKLNQHA
- a CDS encoding DUF6909 family protein; amino-acid sequence: MTQLKHTGRNRAQESTNAIERMYITMRHLFIRGFYKPMGVSGETLREALLTLRPEIYGTIAEDKIELNGLHYVIERLPEGIEECRFINLTSDEGYNNSHFTPIIPPKRRRNCYRIDEEQMNIEITRGRSEIYDILTHLTFLFIESHKIMKAIVIDKDENLSRDWLKLELAVKKSSKLSQKEKEIAITHLANIIGRTFEEVLSVYSKFATKNNENKFLHLIYNLGQLALEEFLHHKKRTITFSPVVRERLGHHIHGEIWANNIKQQLLEKELFDRPLHIISANMHSVMNTLYAPIALQKLCKNKTRFQVYEALSDAKNSALREKVTKEALSRGMFQIKDTSGTNIDVQIFDTAQLKHPEQDFKLEDPKNAPVIIVMDYAFGEQAYETMDELLKPFKPNGSEPKHMNVESISIMGKAGILEGGKGDLMIPTAHLFEGTADNYPFKNELSLNDFQDSSLKAFEGAMVTVLGTSLQNRDLLSFFHDSTWRVIGLEMEGAHYQKAIQAAARLRDNITPEVKLRYAYYASDNPLETGSTLASGGLGTTGVKPTYLITEKILYQIFRDAREN
- a CDS encoding DUF6341 family protein; amino-acid sequence: MKDLMLAIQSLFEDVLFLPLDALRTLQDSSWWAANGLNWLFMLIVFVAFVYWMKQLKTFNDNNEENRDPKAHSFLGKDADLS